The DNA sequence GAACTGGGAAGCAAGCAGAAGCCAGAATGATTGTACAACTACTGCAAAACATGGTTTAGATTTTAGAAGATGAACTCTTCTAAACTATGATTGAATCTTCAAACTTGCCTAAAGTCCATATGCTACACAATTTCTAATAGTTTTCAACTGCACGTGGTGTTAGAGACAACTAAAAATGCCCTAGGATTTACTACAGTCAACCACATTTTCAATAGTCTGATGTTTAGAGGTTATAAACTGTGAGAAAGAAAGATCTATTCCATAGACAAAAGACAAAGATATTCAGAAATTGGAGATCGCTACCTCAATGGCATCCACTGTGAGGAGCAAGACAATGATTTTCTCTGAAAACCTCTGGCGTTCCTCTGCATCACGTGACAAGTGACGACGGTAGGAAAAGTTATTGAATTGAGCTCTGATTTCCTTTAACTTGGATTTTGCAACAGCAAGTTCTCTAAGGGCACGTAGAGCTTTGGATCTACGGATCAGATATGTTCTAAAGCTGATCTGGATCAACATTGCAGCATCTTGTGGAGATAATTCCTTCCTTTTGCCTCTGTTATTTTGAACAGCTCCAAACCTCTTTGCAAATGCCTTACTCAACAAGAAAGTTAGCTTGCAGAACTCAGCATGCTTAAATGTTTTACGTATAAAATTCCAATAACAGAAGCGTATGTGTGTGCTACACATTCAATTAGATGCATTTGAGACAAAAATGAAATGTAGCATGCTTATTTAATGCACTAGTATCTGTCATAATACTAATCTAAATGGTGCAGATTTCACCTTagaatttgaattataattagAGGTCCCAGCCTTCTGTAATGATCACACAAAAAGAAATaacgaaagaaaaaaaacaataaataaataaataatgcatCTACTACTTCATTTAGCGACCACTTGCAAGAATTCAGGACACGAACAAAATAAATGCATTTAAGACCAACATTATCATTTGAACAGATTATGCAACTTCAAAcaaaagaataattaaaaaacaaaaaagcagcACATTATTGGAATTCATATGGAACATTCAAGTTCTGAGAACAAGAGCAAGAAAACATGTACAATCGGATTACAAGCTagttctcaaaaaaaaaaaaagaaaaaaaaagagacaagCTAGTTAACTTTGGAAAGCAACTCACTTTTCAAAACCAACAGATTCAAACACTACAATCAATCACACATTTGCAAtgtaattgaatttaattaaacAATAAACCACGATTACGCATCTAATATAACTAGTAATGCTGATTCAACCCTGCTTAGCGACACTTACTTAAACATAAATCAAGCAAGCAAGCAAGCATTTATCAACCAAACAAGCCATGTCCTTCACTTAATCACTTCCGAATACAGTTTCAAAATCCGATTCACAAACTCAACAGATAAGAAACCAACACAAACCTGTCTCAACACGAGGGTTCTGTGATCACTGGGTTCTTCAATCTCCACAATGCGCAATGCactccctttcttcttcttttcatgCTCAGTCTCCTTCTccttttccttattcttcttcttcttctcagcATCAGCACTTTCAACTTCAAACGTGTACTTCCTCGTGTTCCCACTCTCCTCTCCCTTTCCCTTAATCTCAGCCGTCCATTTGATGTTCCTCGCCGCCGCCGCCTTCCTCTTCTCCTCCTCAACGATCTCCGCCACCCACTTGTACTTCCTGTCAAACCCGTTCCTCTCCGCTCCCTTGATCTCCGCCGTCCAAGTGTACTTCCGATCTCCAACACCGCCGACGCCGCCGCATCTTTTCGCGGCTAGGACCCGATCGAATCGATACTCCAACTCGGAGACTCGGTCCGACAGGTTCTGAAGGAACAGCTCGGTCTCGAGCTGCTTCTCGACGCGGTGCTTAACTCGCCGCAGAGCGATCGCCGCCGAGTGCGGCGGGACGATCAGATCGGCGACGGAGTCGACGGTGTCTTCGAAGAGGTCGAAGCAGAGTGAGTCTTCGACGAAGGAAGGGAAGGTTAGGGTTCTGGTTGGGACCACAATGGAGGAAGTTTCGGCGAAGAACAATGGCAGAGAtggtggtgatgatgatgatgagaaagtGTTAGAGTAGTAGCAGAAGGGTTGTTCTTCGATGAGCTCAAATCGCCTGAATCGGCTCATGGTGACTGGTGAGTGACACAGCGAGTTAACTCTGAGTCAGAATCGGTAACAAACTCGTTCACGTGAAGAAACAGAGAAACACAACAATAAAGCGTGGAATGAACAAATGCGTCAACGAATGAATCAATTATATTGAATCGGGTTTAAAATGGAGAACGCGACAAAGTATTGAGGAGAACGAGGACGAAGGAGCAGAGCGTCTAAAGGTGGAAGGTGGTGACTGGTGAGGGTATTTGTGGGAATTCATCTCCTGAAGGTGATGGGATTAGAATGTTGGTGGTGATGATTTATGATGTTGCTGATGCGGGGTTGGGTGTAAACTTTGGGCGCCGCATATTGAATTGACCAAAGTGGGGTCATTGATTGAGATTAATTACGGTGGATGCCAACAATCTTATTATTACTGTATTTATTTATGGTCTCGTCCTAAGACGATTGTGTTTTTGGTAGGGAATGCAATTGTGCCTCCCATGTGACCTTTTACTCGATTCATGGCCCCACATCCCTGGCACTATGCGACCAAACTATTTGAGTGATGAATTTAACTTTACATGTGAATGCGATTGTTGAATTATTATGTTAACTATACCTAAAAATTAATGACCAAATAAATACTCTTACAATCTACATCTCTTGTAATAATTTTTGCGCTGAACTTGAAAAGGGGTAGTACAGATATGGTTGAGCAGGAGCGTCACATTTAAAGGAGTTGGATTATGACTCAATCTTACATGTAAAAGAACCTTTCGCAATATATACTTTGTATGAACTCTGTCCATGTTATGTATTAGCATTTTTTATAGTtgattctaaaattattttatataaaaataaataaatcaattgtttaaagttaaaataaaatatgcatGTCTTCGTTGTAAAAAGTAGATAACAAGTTATTGTGGTTCGTAGAAAAGTCAAAATTACTAGTAATAAAAAAgggaattttttttattttgagttgtattaataaatttttaatataatgcACTTATACTAATACGGATATGAATACGACATGGGATATACGGAtacacaaatttaaaattttagaagatatagagaaatgatatatatatatatatatatcaattattttttagataaattataataatattttgatatttattaatatttaaaatataaattaattttttattatttttaattatataaagtatttaaaaaaattattttaataaataataatatatattatttttaaacttatttcaagaatacatattaaaaacaatGTTAAATACACTAATACGTGATAATATttagggttaagtacgattttggttcTTAAAGTAGAGactgaaaatttttttcgtccccaacctttttttatttacaaaatcGTCTCTAAAATTTGACTTATTTTCAAATCACCATTCGGACCAAAATACCCTTATTTTTCTTCGCCAAAATACCCaatttctattcttctttttcattcttctcCATCAATAGctagcaacaacaacaataaaatcaGCAACAATGAATCAAAAGAAAGAACAATGAAGCACAACAATAATGAATCCGAATCCGAATCAGAAGCATAAGAACAatgaataaaaaacaaaaacaatcactataagaaaaatacccattcaggtacacttaaaaagtgtagccaaaattgaaaaaaaaatgatgtcttagactacggctacgctttttgggctatggctacgctttttggggtgattcctattcggccgttgcctattctcaaaggctacgcttttggcattTGGAAATAGGGTGCGCTTTTTAAGTAATGCTGTTCAGtatcaaaggctacgcttttcagcttCCATTTTTACCataataggctacgcttttcagcaCTACTGCATCACCTGTAAAGCGTAGCTACATTGTATACCATGACTACCATTTATAAGTGTAACCTTAggtcctcttttttttttgtataccaTAACTATtgtatataagtgtagccttaggtcccttattgtttttttttattttctatatatatatatattaataattttttttctaaaacctaatatttaataatataattatatatataatcctatatttttaattaaattagtgaaatattataaaataaaaataaatacataataatactatataatattctttaaataataaaaattatcctTAAATAAGATTTAGGTTgccataataaattagcagccataAAATCTTCTATtggaaataatataattatttctctaaaaaataaaatttatttctctaaaaataaattacttcaAACATAAGATCTTCTATTTGGGAATAATACAAATTAGCAGCCATCATTCTAGCTAGTAAACAAACATCTCTTGTCATTTCAGGAGTCACTCTCTGATTATTATCTGCTCATTTATCCCTATGTTCTTCATTTATCATGGAAGTAGCTCATTCCTGCTCTCATCTCATCTTGTGATGTTGGAGGAGTTCTCCTGATTTCGTCCGTTCGAAATGCAGCTTAAATCTACACAAACAAAAGTTACATAAGCTTATCAGAGATATAATTCTCTGCAAAATAACTTCAAATACAGATGATTAATAAAAATGCTTCACCATGTGAAAAAATGAATCTTAAAATTACTTTAGTtgtctttatttctttttttaattcttcAATTGTAATAAGCTCCACTATAAGTGTTGAACTCTTTCTCTCtttcaaaaagaaaaacttTGGAATTATAAAGAATGAAGCACTTGATACCATTGTCTATATTCTTGATTGAATAAATATCTTAGAAGTATATTTTCAGTACTTAGTACACaaattaagaaagaaaaagaaatcacCAAATTTACTTTCTAGTTTGCATTATTGAAATGTACTTGTCCTGTTTTACTGAAAAAGATCAGATAGCATATGAATTATCAATTTACTTTAAGCgtgaaaattataatttcatatCTAAAAGTGCGAAAATTGTTGATGGATTGGACAGACGATGCAACGCTTACGAGGAAGAGGAGCGGCGAGATCTAGTGGCAAGGACCGAACGACGAGGAGCAGCGATGGTGACGAAGACCGAACGATAAGCAGCAGCGGTGACGgattcccttcttcttctctttcccacctttccttccccctcttcttccctgaaaacCCCCTCTCCCAGCGTtccttcctcctttctttttcttttattttttaattttatattttttagttaggagtaatttgataataaaaattaaaattttagtaaaaatgatgattttaatttgaaattaagttaaattttaaggacgattttataaataaaaaaggttagagacaaaaaaaaattttaatttctatcttaaaaactaaaatcatacttaaccctaatatttaaatgtatttaaatatatttaaaataaaaaatttcaatttttattaatttttattaagacacaaTTAAACAAAACACTAATATCAAATAAGTGTCTATGAATGTTAGACACGCACGCAACTGAACAGAATAACTCACCTTAATaggttttaaaatttaaacaatgTCAGCTTTCACAGCTACCGTATGGTTGAGGGGTTGAAGCTAGATAATAAAGATTCTGAAGATGGACTTTGGTTACGTTATGAGAGTCCGTCTAAAAAATTAAGTAGTAGGTTTTATGATGGGCTCAATATTTAGGGTAATTTCatctatttatttttcctttggaatcattttataaaaaaatttaaatattaattatattagatatatactaaaaattaataattaaatcaacttactattataaaataaatattaaaatatatatttaaaaataaaataatatatatttatatataaaatatatattagttgaTTTGATCATtagttttttaatatatataatattttttttaaaaaggaatgacttcttaattttttttttcaaaagaatttttaaaactaagaaaaaagaaaaagaatagaaGAGTATATTGTTTGAAAATGGTTGGaaatagaatttaaataaaTCTACAAACTATAAAAAAACATTTAACTTTAGCAAGTTAGCCAAATTAACTATAAAGACTTTtgtagtgtatatatatatatatatatatatatatatatatataaagcttatagttgatataaatattttattttatctcacACTATATTTGTTATTAGACTAGAAGTGAGTCGAATTGAATatactaaatttaaatttaattcgAAAAAATTGAATTCATTTCACAATTCAACTTATAAACAATTAATACTATTTGTAAAGATTAAATTTACAATATACATTTTATGAATTCTGTTCATATTAtgtactaatattttttttatgactaattctaaaattgttttatataaaaataaataaatcaataaagTTGAAACGAAGAACTATGTCCTCGTTGCAGAAAGTAGATAACAAGTTATTGTGGATTGTAGAAAAGTCAAAGTTACTAGtaataaaaaattctttaattttgggttttattgataaattttaaGCATGGATATTGATATAAACAtagaatataatataatataaagtatgtgaatacataattttaaatttttaaaatatatataatattaaatattttttgaataaattataataatattttaaaattttattaatatttaaaatatttttaactgtttttaatatatttttaattatataaaatatttaaaatatatatattttaataaataataatatattatttaaatttattttaaaaatatatattaaaaataaaattaaatatattgatatttaataatatttaaatatgtttaaatatattaaaaaaataaaattttttattaaaaaacagttaaatataaaataaaatcgtGTCTAAAATATATTCAACAAGTGAATATAATAACTCAGCTAAGGGCATGTCTTTAATAGTTTTTAAACAATGTCAGCTTTCACAGCTTGCAGTTGAATAATTAAGATTCTGAATATGGACTTTGGTTACGTTCGATCGAGAgttcataaaaaaaaactaagagGTAGGTGAGACCGTGAGAGGTTTAATGAGCTCAATATTTAGGgtattttcatttatttatttttcttttggaatcattttatcaaaaaaattaaattttaagtgTATAagatatatactaaaaattaacaaCTAAATTAACTTgttattgtaaaataaatattaaaatatatactaaaaaaataaaataacatatatacatttatacataaaatatatattagttgatttgataattattttttatatatacataatatttttagtttttaaaaaatgatttcttaattttttcaaaagaattgttaaaactaagaaaaaaaagaagaatataagagtatatttttttaaaatggttggaaaagaaattaaatccacagaccataaaaaaatatttcacttTAATAAGTTAGCCAAATTAACTATAAAAACTTTTGTACTattaaatgtatatatataaattaaagcTCTTCTAGttgatataaatattttattttctctgttACGATATTTGTTGTTAGGATAGAAGTGAGTCGAATAGTTGAGTTTAGGATCCCTTTAgattaactttaaaaaaaaaaagtaattattttttatttgtttttaaattttttttaatcaaaaaaaattatttcacattgagataaactttttaaaaaaaaatttgtaagtacgtcttttacttttattttttttaaaaaacaaaatattgctagtttatagaaaaaataaataatttatttttttaataaaaatattaaaaaaagcaTATCCAAATAGATTTTAGTACTAATTTAGATTGgctttttttgttaaaaaaatatttctttcaaaaaaaatacttttttattttaaacatgttcgcatatcatttaaaaaaaggTACTTTTACTAAAAAAGTAAATAACTTATTTTTTCTAAAAGCCAATAACACATTGCttttaaaaacaaaaggaaaagtagtttttaaatcttttctttatcaaaaatatcttttatcatGATTAGTAATTACAATTTATAtctttaattctaattttttctCCAAATCTTTGATTTCTCTTTAAATCTTATTTTTCCTCTAAATATTAAACTTCAtatcctaattttttttctatatttacaTTTATATATTCTCTTCATGTTTTTTACATCtatcttctttttaatttagGACAAAATACATTCAATCGTATGCAgtttatatatgtattctttAGATTTTGTCTACGTCCACTATTTAGAAAGAAACTGTTGTTTGCATAAAACCAAAACTAATTAGTCCTGCCATCTTAGATTTCATGGTGCAATACGTGAATATATATAGTTTTTGCAAAAGCCAAATGAATCACTTAAACCATGGTTAATGTAACAGCAAACTAAAAGTAAATCTTCGAGTTATTATATCTTGTTAGTTATtacattttattattaattttggttacattttcaattaattatacaagatatatatatatatatatatatatatatatatatatattattaaattaatttaaatttagtttATTCTAGTGTCTTACATTTAAAAGATTCTTAGCActatagaaatataaaatatcatCTTTCTAAATTTAAGAGATTATATATTTAGATCACAAAATGTTTTTAACTACTATCATTTAGATCAcgtaataaaatttttaactacTATTATTCAAGTGTTACTGAACAaacttttagaatttttaaagcaAGATAGAAGATTTAACAAAATATGACTAACTTCAAATTTAAGACTCAATTTTAAATCATACAGGCTTGTTTTACTCTACATGTTTATATAAGAAGAACAAACTCAAATAATGTTAATATCTTTAAGCAATTTAACGATATCTCAAAGAAAGAAAACATTAAAAGATGTTCGGTACTTCGGATCCCGGACGAAACGGTGGTGCTCTAAGAGTGTGATGGTGGGAATCGACTTGGATCTA is a window from the Arachis stenosperma cultivar V10309 chromosome 3, arast.V10309.gnm1.PFL2, whole genome shotgun sequence genome containing:
- the LOC130969752 gene encoding BAG family molecular chaperone regulator 7, yielding MSRFRRFELIEEQPFCYYSNTFSSSSSPPSLPLFFAETSSIVVPTRTLTFPSFVEDSLCFDLFEDTVDSVADLIVPPHSAAIALRRVKHRVEKQLETELFLQNLSDRVSELEYRFDRVLAAKRCGGVGGVGDRKYTWTAEIKGAERNGFDRKYKWVAEIVEEEKRKAAAARNIKWTAEIKGKGEESGNTRKYTFEVESADAEKKKKNKEKEKETEHEKKKKGSALRIVEIEEPSDHRTLVLRQAFAKRFGAVQNNRGKRKELSPQDAAMLIQISFRTYLIRRSKALRALRELAVAKSKLKEIRAQFNNFSYRRHLSRDAEERQRFSEKIIVLLLTVDAIEGVDRMVRYAKRSIVDELEAMLDVVDPQPGGRSRSFRRTFDMPDGVIRKEIEEGVRQVVQMLDDAENSSSTFEACL